TCAGGATGACGGGCGGGGAGTCAGTCCTCCCCGCGTGGCACCGCGTTGACGACGTTCAGCACGATGCCGATCACGCGCACGTCGCTGGCTCCGTCCGAATTCATTGGCAGCGGGGCCTGGTGGTCCCGGTGGCTGGACTGGGGCCATAGCCACTCCTGTCCGGCTGGATCCCGTTTGTAGATCGCCACCCGACGCTCGACCAGCGGGTCATCGTGCCGCTCGGCAACAACAGTATCGCCGCTTCGCAAGGGGCCAGCCGGCCCGTCGGCCGCCGTACAGATCACGACTGTTCCCTCAGGAAATCGCCGGTCCATCGAAGGACCCACCAGCGTAACAGCAAAATCCGGCCGCGAATTCCCTTGCGAATCCGCCGCATACACATAACTCATCTCATCCTCGGCAATCACTTCCTGCCACACCCCTGGGGCGGCATCTCCAATAAGCGGAACTTGTGATATGCCTCCGTAGTCATTTACTTTTGGTTGATAAACTTCCGTTTCAGAGTGGTTTTCGCGTGTGCTCACGCCACCTTCAGGTGATCCCTCACCCGTCATCAGCCAGGCCGCGCTGA
This Fodinicurvata sp. EGI_FJ10296 DNA region includes the following protein-coding sequences:
- a CDS encoding XRE family transcriptional regulator, whose protein sequence is MTDAFDRYAEPADRLKWARRRAGYDEASQAGRAFGWKLPTYLAHENGSRGLPFKRAVQYAKAFRVSAAWLMTGEGSPEGGVSTRENHSETEVYQPKVNDYGGISQVPLIGDAAPGVWQEVIAEDEMSYVYAADSQGNSRPDFAVTLVGPSMDRRFPEGTVVICTAADGPAGPLRSGDTVVAERHDDPLVERRVAIYKRDPAGQEWLWPQSSHRDHQAPLPMNSDGASDVRVIGIVLNVVNAVPRGED